From the Salinimicrobium tongyeongense genome, one window contains:
- a CDS encoding nuclear transport factor 2 family protein, whose amino-acid sequence MRKMPFLTLLFFFGSFAFGQTPQTQVNQLLEHWHAAAAQANYEDYFSLMADESVFIGTDPTENWNKQEFMQWSKPYFDRGKAWSFSTLERNIFFAEDGEIAWFDELLDTQMGICRGSGVADNESGKWKVKHYVLSIAIPNENVDTVTSLKADFDRKLMSHLRAQ is encoded by the coding sequence ATGCGTAAAATGCCATTTTTGACACTCCTGTTTTTCTTCGGAAGCTTTGCTTTTGGGCAAACTCCCCAAACTCAGGTGAACCAGTTACTGGAGCACTGGCACGCCGCGGCTGCCCAGGCCAATTATGAAGACTACTTCAGCTTAATGGCTGATGAATCTGTTTTTATAGGGACAGATCCTACAGAGAACTGGAACAAACAGGAATTCATGCAATGGTCAAAGCCATATTTTGACCGCGGGAAGGCCTGGAGCTTCTCAACCCTGGAACGCAATATCTTTTTTGCTGAAGATGGAGAAATTGCTTGGTTCGATGAACTCCTGGACACCCAAATGGGCATTTGCCGTGGGAGTGGGGTCGCTGATAATGAGTCGGGCAAATGGAAGGTCAAACATTACGTCCTATCCATAGCTATTCCAAATGAGAATGTAGATACCGTTACCTCTCTAAAAGCCGATTTTGACAGGAAATTAATGTCTCATTTAAGAGCTCAATAA
- a CDS encoding YegP family protein, translated as MSAFVISKRDNGNYKFTFASRKGKTIFTSIACREKSDCEKIIEAIQAELDAFTFRKARTGSGKYFFRLTRGGFVLATSRKFSTELMLQKGIDQFMKYVPEAETLDFSLNEDVFAEVEAEE; from the coding sequence ATGAGTGCATTTGTGATAAGTAAAAGAGACAATGGAAATTATAAATTCACTTTTGCCTCCCGCAAGGGAAAAACTATCTTCACCAGCATTGCCTGCAGGGAAAAATCTGATTGCGAAAAGATCATAGAGGCCATCCAGGCCGAACTGGATGCGTTCACCTTTAGGAAGGCCAGAACGGGATCGGGAAAGTATTTTTTCAGGCTTACCCGCGGCGGATTTGTGCTGGCCACCAGCCGAAAATTCTCAACGGAATTGATGCTCCAAAAAGGTATTGATCAATTCATGAAATATGTTCCGGAAGCTGAGACGCTGGATTTTTCTTTGAATGAAGATGTTTTTGCTGAAGTTGAAGCAGAAGAATGA
- a CDS encoding M13 family metallopeptidase: MNRISKGFLLSFMATAAFTSCKNDKEVEAEEPRGINLAYMDTTVTPQENFFRYVNGRWLDTNEIPEDKTVWGSFNELREKTDADALALLEGAANSDSLDGNSDQAKAVYLYKTIMDTVARNEQGIQPIQPYLDKIAAIRTKEDVQNYLEEMQMYGGGGFFSFGVGADAKNSNMNAAYLSPGGLGLPDRDYYIAEDADSKEKREKYVAHVTKMLQYLSDSEEEAAKKAETILEFETALAQPMLDKVERRDARNTYNPMTVAELQNKVPAVNWNSYFEAIGVTGVDTIIVSQPRYMEAVQKTLASQNVEDWKEYLRWSLFNDAAGMLTTEIEDANWEFYEKTLRGAQKQLPRNERALATINQTVGEALGKLYVEEHFPAEAKQKAEEMIENVVKAFENRIDNLSWMSDSTKVKAKQKLGTTQIKVGYPDEWKDYSSIEIKEPANGGSYFQNMLNIAKWSVEEDIAELGKPVDKSEWFMAPQIVNAYYNPLYNEIVFPAAILQPPFYDYKADAAVNYGGIGAVIGHEISHGFDDSGSRFDADGNLNNWWSEKDLEQFETLGGRLADQYSAIEVLDSVYINGKFTLGENIGDLGGVNAAYDGLQIHLKEHGNPGKIDGFTPEQRFFMSWATVWRTKMREEALRNRIKTDPHSPGEYRAYVPLQNIDAFYEAFNIQEGDSMYVAPENRVKIW, translated from the coding sequence ATGAACAGAATAAGTAAAGGTTTTCTCCTTTCTTTTATGGCTACAGCAGCTTTCACCAGCTGTAAGAACGACAAAGAAGTTGAAGCCGAAGAACCACGCGGGATCAATCTTGCCTACATGGACACTACCGTGACTCCGCAGGAAAATTTCTTCAGGTACGTGAACGGCCGTTGGCTGGATACTAACGAGATCCCTGAAGACAAAACCGTATGGGGAAGTTTTAACGAACTTCGCGAAAAGACCGATGCCGATGCCCTTGCCCTTTTAGAAGGTGCAGCAAACAGCGACAGCCTTGACGGCAACAGCGACCAGGCTAAGGCAGTTTACCTCTACAAAACTATCATGGATACCGTGGCCCGTAACGAGCAGGGCATTCAGCCTATTCAGCCTTACCTCGACAAGATTGCGGCTATCAGGACCAAAGAAGACGTGCAGAATTATCTTGAAGAAATGCAAATGTATGGCGGCGGCGGATTCTTCAGCTTTGGCGTGGGTGCCGATGCAAAGAATTCCAACATGAACGCGGCTTACCTGTCACCGGGAGGTCTTGGCCTGCCAGACAGGGATTATTACATTGCTGAAGATGCAGATTCTAAAGAAAAGCGTGAGAAATATGTAGCTCATGTTACCAAAATGCTTCAGTACTTAAGTGATTCTGAAGAAGAGGCTGCAAAAAAGGCAGAAACTATCCTCGAGTTTGAAACTGCGCTTGCGCAACCTATGCTGGACAAAGTAGAGCGTCGTGACGCCCGAAATACTTATAACCCAATGACCGTTGCCGAACTTCAGAATAAAGTTCCGGCAGTAAACTGGAACAGCTATTTTGAAGCCATTGGTGTTACCGGCGTAGACACTATTATTGTGAGCCAGCCCCGTTACATGGAAGCCGTTCAAAAGACATTGGCTTCTCAAAATGTGGAGGATTGGAAAGAATATCTTAGATGGTCCCTTTTCAACGATGCAGCAGGAATGCTGACTACCGAAATTGAAGATGCCAACTGGGAATTCTATGAAAAAACACTTCGCGGTGCACAAAAGCAACTTCCGCGCAACGAACGTGCCCTTGCCACAATCAACCAGACTGTGGGAGAAGCTCTTGGAAAACTATATGTAGAAGAGCATTTCCCGGCTGAAGCAAAGCAAAAAGCTGAAGAAATGATTGAAAACGTGGTAAAAGCCTTCGAGAACAGGATTGACAATCTTAGCTGGATGAGCGACAGCACCAAGGTAAAGGCCAAGCAAAAACTGGGCACTACCCAGATCAAGGTAGGTTATCCCGATGAGTGGAAAGACTACAGCAGCATAGAGATCAAAGAACCTGCAAATGGAGGGTCATACTTCCAGAATATGCTCAACATCGCCAAATGGAGCGTTGAAGAAGATATCGCCGAACTTGGAAAACCTGTAGACAAGAGCGAATGGTTTATGGCGCCACAAATTGTGAACGCTTATTACAACCCGCTTTACAACGAGATCGTGTTCCCTGCGGCCATTCTACAACCACCTTTCTACGATTATAAAGCCGATGCTGCTGTGAATTACGGCGGAATTGGAGCAGTGATTGGCCACGAGATCTCTCACGGCTTTGACGACAGTGGTTCGCGTTTTGACGCCGATGGCAACCTGAACAACTGGTGGAGCGAGAAAGACCTTGAGCAGTTTGAAACCCTTGGCGGAAGACTGGCCGATCAGTACAGCGCCATTGAAGTACTGGATTCAGTTTATATCAACGGAAAATTCACTTTAGGTGAGAATATTGGTGACCTTGGAGGAGTGAACGCAGCTTATGACGGACTCCAGATCCACCTGAAAGAGCATGGAAATCCCGGAAAAATAGACGGATTCACCCCCGAGCAGCGATTTTTTATGAGCTGGGCTACCGTTTGGAGAACCAAGATGAGGGAAGAAGCTCTTAGGAACAGGATCAAGACAGATCCACACTCCCCCGGAGAATACAGGGCTTACGTGCCACTTCAGAATATTGATGCTTTCTATGAAGCCTTCAATATCCAGGAAGGAGATTCAATGTACGTAGCTCCCGAAAACCGGGTGAAGATCTGGTAA
- a CDS encoding M20/M25/M40 family metallo-hydrolase, whose product MAKNIQVLIAILILFSGVIWSIIGTRPYVDLDKEVPANEFSTARAFEHVQALAQEPHYVGSAAHSRARNYIVDQLEALGLLVEMQEGFSLNKGGTLVRSQNILARIKGTGEGAALLLMSHYDSAMHSSPGASDAASGVATILEAVRAYRASEEIPQNDIILLFTDAEELGLNGAELFVKEHPWSADVGLALNFESRGSGGNSFMLLETNGGNKALIDLFSEARVPYPVTNSLAYSVYKMLPNDTDLTVLREQGNINGLNFAFIDDHFDYHTATDIPKNLDARTLAHQGSYLMPLLRYSAKAPLSSLDSSEDVLFFDVPGLSLINYPYSWIFPLLLVSLLMLLALIIFGMLKKKLKVKPMLKGFLPLLLSLFLAGLASYLFWEFALWFYPQYREMEHGFTYNGYWYLAAVIFLALAICFYVYHRFRKPQNCHQLLMAPLVLWWLISALAAVYLKGAAYFVIPLIFGILQLFLLIVDLKWKLPLLALLSLPAIFILMPFILSFPVALGLKMLFFAAVLVVLLFVLLWPVFATFRNNQLLGFLSFVIFIMLFVVAHFKSEFTEAHPRPNSLVYVADKDQNIATWNTYDYALDSYTEAYFEDAVPAQQKYWFGSKNGSSFSKTAPAPQIMLPEPYISVEKAEVEAEGEDVYHVKIAPNREINRMALFADKTVNFKSFRANNLEAGYLQPGESELHVHKNRWWDRLLSYYAVSKDTLRLQMTVEEGVQPEITLLEASYNLHEHPQLQVPAREKEMIPRPFVLNDAVVVKKTFILK is encoded by the coding sequence ATGGCAAAAAATATTCAGGTGCTTATTGCTATCCTTATTCTGTTCTCGGGTGTTATTTGGAGTATCATTGGCACCCGTCCTTATGTAGACCTTGACAAAGAAGTACCGGCCAATGAATTTTCGACTGCCCGGGCCTTTGAGCATGTGCAGGCCCTGGCGCAGGAGCCTCATTACGTGGGCAGTGCTGCGCATTCACGTGCCCGAAATTACATTGTAGATCAACTGGAGGCCCTGGGCCTTCTGGTAGAAATGCAGGAAGGTTTTTCACTCAATAAAGGCGGCACTCTCGTGCGCTCCCAAAACATCCTTGCACGCATTAAAGGGACTGGAGAGGGCGCGGCTTTGCTGCTCATGTCGCATTATGACAGTGCCATGCATTCTTCACCCGGGGCCAGCGATGCAGCCAGCGGCGTGGCCACTATTCTCGAAGCTGTTAGGGCTTACAGGGCTTCAGAAGAAATTCCTCAAAATGATATCATCCTGCTTTTTACAGATGCCGAAGAGCTGGGCCTTAACGGTGCCGAATTGTTTGTAAAAGAACATCCGTGGTCTGCAGATGTTGGCCTGGCGCTCAACTTCGAATCTCGCGGCAGTGGAGGAAATTCCTTTATGCTGCTGGAAACCAACGGGGGGAATAAAGCGCTTATTGATCTCTTTTCTGAAGCCAGAGTGCCTTATCCGGTTACCAATTCGCTGGCCTACAGCGTTTATAAAATGCTGCCAAATGACACCGATCTCACTGTGCTGCGAGAGCAGGGAAATATTAACGGGCTCAATTTTGCTTTCATAGACGATCATTTTGACTATCACACAGCTACCGACATCCCCAAGAACCTGGATGCCCGAACGCTCGCACACCAGGGCAGTTACTTGATGCCCCTGCTCAGGTATTCGGCTAAAGCCCCACTCAGTAGCCTTGATTCTTCTGAAGATGTACTGTTTTTTGATGTTCCGGGCTTAAGCCTTATCAATTATCCGTACTCATGGATTTTCCCGCTGCTGCTGGTATCACTCCTCATGCTGCTTGCCCTAATTATCTTTGGAATGCTGAAGAAAAAGCTGAAAGTGAAACCAATGCTAAAAGGCTTTTTGCCATTGCTGCTATCGCTTTTCCTGGCCGGCCTGGCGAGTTATTTATTCTGGGAATTTGCCCTTTGGTTTTACCCGCAGTACAGGGAAATGGAACACGGTTTTACCTACAACGGCTACTGGTACCTGGCTGCAGTGATCTTCCTGGCCCTGGCCATTTGTTTTTACGTCTATCACAGGTTTAGAAAACCGCAAAATTGCCACCAGCTTCTCATGGCACCGCTTGTTTTATGGTGGCTCATAAGTGCCCTGGCCGCAGTGTACTTAAAAGGGGCAGCATACTTTGTAATTCCATTAATTTTTGGAATTCTGCAGTTATTCCTTTTAATCGTCGATCTAAAGTGGAAGTTGCCTTTGCTGGCCCTTCTCAGCCTTCCGGCGATCTTTATTCTAATGCCTTTCATCCTTTCATTTCCGGTGGCCCTGGGCCTCAAAATGCTCTTTTTTGCGGCTGTTCTTGTCGTGTTGTTGTTCGTGCTGCTTTGGCCCGTGTTTGCAACTTTTAGAAATAACCAGCTTTTAGGGTTTCTCAGTTTTGTCATTTTTATAATGCTCTTTGTCGTTGCTCATTTTAAATCTGAATTCACCGAAGCTCATCCCCGGCCCAACAGCCTGGTCTATGTGGCCGATAAAGATCAAAATATTGCCACCTGGAACACTTACGATTATGCGCTCGATTCTTATACCGAAGCTTATTTTGAAGATGCCGTGCCTGCGCAGCAAAAGTATTGGTTTGGCAGTAAGAATGGCAGCAGCTTCAGCAAAACTGCGCCGGCGCCACAAATCATGCTTCCGGAGCCGTATATTTCTGTGGAAAAAGCTGAGGTTGAAGCTGAAGGCGAAGATGTTTACCACGTGAAAATTGCCCCCAATAGGGAGATCAATCGTATGGCTCTTTTTGCCGATAAAACGGTGAATTTTAAATCTTTTAGAGCTAATAACCTCGAAGCGGGATATCTTCAGCCCGGCGAAAGTGAGCTTCACGTGCACAAAAACAGGTGGTGGGACAGGTTGTTGTCTTATTATGCCGTGAGTAAAGATACCCTGCGCCTGCAAATGACCGTTGAAGAGGGAGTGCAGCCCGAAATTACCCTTTTAGAGGCCTCATATAATCTGCACGAGCATCCGCAGTTGCAGGTGCCAGCGCGAGAAAAAGAGATGATCCCCCGACCTTTTGTGCTAAATGATGCTGTTGTGGTGAAGAAAACGTTTATTTTAAAGTAA
- a CDS encoding MDR family MFS transporter, whose protein sequence is MQRLFKAYIGSFSDLRREVWLLAFITFINRAGTMVIPFLSLYLTKNRGFALEEVGWILTFFGLGSVAGSWLGGKLVDQIGHYKTMAFSLLISGVLFIFLQFPTSFWGICAGIFIVMLVADTFRPAVFVAINAYSKPQNRTRSITLIRLAINLGFSAGPAVGGLIIAGAGYSGLFWVDGITCITAGFLLLKLLHPKKAVENPKEILSIPKSMMKDKPYLVFIGAMILFGFVFLQYFSTIPLYYADVHFLTEFEIGILLGINGFLIFLFEMPLIKYLEGKIRSPLFHVITGTILVAISFLLINLTGWVGILLVGMIFLTIGEMIAFPFSNSFALKRAEGGKQGSYMALYSIAFSIGHIFGHNSGMQMINNFGYTLTWNLMILLSLIACRLLIYVVFLVKKESDAPVLEA, encoded by the coding sequence TTGCAGCGATTATTTAAGGCTTATATTGGCTCTTTTAGTGACCTGAGGCGGGAAGTATGGCTCCTGGCATTCATCACCTTCATCAACAGGGCAGGCACCATGGTGATCCCATTCCTGTCGCTGTATTTGACCAAAAACAGGGGCTTTGCACTTGAAGAAGTAGGCTGGATCCTCACGTTCTTCGGCCTGGGATCTGTGGCCGGATCCTGGCTGGGCGGGAAACTGGTCGACCAAATTGGCCATTATAAGACCATGGCTTTTAGCCTGCTAATTTCAGGAGTCTTATTTATCTTTTTGCAGTTCCCCACATCTTTTTGGGGGATTTGTGCCGGTATCTTTATCGTAATGCTGGTAGCCGATACCTTTAGGCCTGCAGTTTTTGTGGCTATCAACGCCTACAGCAAACCCCAAAACCGAACCCGATCTATCACCCTCATAAGGCTCGCCATTAACCTCGGATTTTCCGCAGGGCCCGCCGTTGGCGGTCTCATCATTGCTGGTGCCGGCTACAGCGGACTCTTTTGGGTAGACGGCATTACCTGCATCACGGCGGGATTTTTACTGCTAAAACTGCTCCACCCAAAAAAAGCCGTGGAAAACCCCAAAGAGATCCTCAGCATTCCAAAATCTATGATGAAAGACAAGCCATACCTTGTTTTTATAGGTGCAATGATCCTGTTCGGTTTTGTGTTCCTGCAATATTTTTCAACCATCCCGCTTTATTATGCCGATGTACATTTCTTGACCGAATTTGAAATAGGAATTTTGCTGGGCATTAACGGCTTCCTCATCTTCCTGTTTGAAATGCCGCTCATTAAATATTTGGAAGGGAAAATCCGTTCCCCGCTTTTCCACGTCATCACGGGAACTATCCTGGTTGCCATAAGCTTCCTGCTTATCAACCTCACAGGATGGGTGGGCATTTTACTTGTGGGAATGATCTTCTTGACCATTGGGGAGATGATCGCATTTCCGTTTTCAAACAGCTTCGCCCTTAAAAGAGCCGAAGGTGGAAAACAGGGCTCCTACATGGCATTATACAGTATAGCATTCTCTATAGGACATATTTTTGGCCATAATTCCGGCATGCAGATGATCAATAATTTTGGGTACACCCTTACCTGGAATTTAATGATCCTGCTTTCGCTCATTGCCTGTAGACTCCTCATTTACGTCGTTTTCCTGGTGAAAAAAGAAAGTGATGCCCCTGTTCTCGAAGCTTAA
- a CDS encoding transposase — protein MADLFKNKYRIKSARLENWDYRWNAAYFITICTANRKHYFGDIKNKKMELSPTGAIADILWHDLPQHAPTLQLGNFIVMPNHIHGILILNNPYLPKEEKEEDNIKEKGEERRENEDKIQEVQTLHATSPQQPSPQQPSPQQPSPQQPSPIPKNLQMANISPKPNSISTIIRSYKSATTKHAHRLGFEFEWQTRFYDIIIRDDRAFRNISNYIKNNPMNWKEDKFHL, from the coding sequence ATGGCCGATCTTTTTAAGAACAAATACCGGATAAAATCTGCCCGATTGGAAAACTGGGATTACAGATGGAATGCAGCTTATTTTATCACCATTTGCACTGCCAACAGGAAACACTACTTCGGGGATATCAAAAACAAAAAAATGGAACTCTCCCCCACAGGGGCGATTGCAGATATTTTATGGCATGACCTCCCCCAGCATGCACCAACCTTGCAATTAGGAAATTTCATCGTGATGCCCAATCACATCCACGGAATCCTAATCCTCAACAATCCTTACCTCCCAAAAGAAGAAAAAGAGGAAGATAATATAAAAGAAAAGGGAGAAGAAAGAAGAGAAAATGAAGATAAAATTCAAGAAGTACAGACGTTGCATGCAACGTCTCCACAGCAACCATCCCCACAGCAACCATCTCCACAGCAACCATCCCCTCAGCAACCATCCCCAATCCCCAAAAATCTCCAAATGGCAAACATTTCCCCCAAACCAAATTCAATCTCCACCATCATTAGATCATATAAATCGGCTACCACAAAACATGCCCACCGACTGGGATTTGAATTTGAATGGCAAACCCGCTTCTACGACATTATCATTAGGGATGATAGGGCCTTCAGGAATATTTCAAACTACATTAAAAACAATCCGATGAACTGGAAAGAAGATAAATTTCATTTATAA
- a CDS encoding DUF4256 domain-containing protein, translated as MATNSKLNAEETAHLLQKLKSRFEEHTSRHQKIKWEKVEKKLSANPKKLWSLKQMEDTGGEPDVVSLNEQSSEYVFMDCSKESPEGRRSLCYDREALNSRKANKPKHNVVDLASEMGIELLTEEDYHHLQQFGEFDTKTSSWLKTPQGIRDLGGAIFGDFRFGRVFIYHNGAQSYYAARGFRGMLKV; from the coding sequence ATGGCAACGAACAGCAAATTAAATGCAGAAGAAACTGCGCACCTTCTGCAGAAACTTAAATCAAGGTTTGAGGAGCATACTTCCCGCCACCAGAAGATAAAATGGGAGAAGGTGGAGAAAAAACTCAGTGCTAACCCAAAAAAACTATGGTCGCTAAAGCAAATGGAAGACACTGGTGGGGAGCCAGATGTGGTAAGTCTTAATGAACAATCGAGTGAATATGTTTTTATGGATTGTTCAAAGGAAAGCCCTGAAGGCCGCAGAAGCCTCTGTTATGACCGCGAGGCACTAAATTCCAGAAAGGCAAACAAACCCAAGCACAACGTAGTGGATCTTGCTTCCGAGATGGGAATTGAACTTCTAACTGAAGAAGACTACCACCACCTGCAACAGTTTGGCGAATTTGACACCAAAACCTCCAGCTGGTTAAAAACCCCTCAGGGAATAAGAGATTTAGGAGGAGCTATTTTTGGCGATTTCAGGTTTGGCAGAGTGTTCATATATCACAACGGCGCCCAATCTTACTATGCCGCACGGGGCTTTAGAGGCATGTTGAAGGTGTAG
- a CDS encoding carboxypeptidase-like regulatory domain-containing protein, producing the protein MKFLFTLTLLFQAALVQAQEIKARVLDASTKQSIPYANIIFAENHGLVTNEEGFFSYNAEEGRLPEIIKISSLGYEITEIAPADISEGIVYLKPASIELGEVFLSSKNLSAKEIIEKVKEKVSTNYNFDNSKKRVFLRQSGTSHVRRFDLEVDKSTIAGIDQHLMDEISEKIPKTSDSYKEVLADMYGNYDNQKVNIIKAANLYNPQSMKNLEEVTQHFNTIFMNTIKERSYLKIKSGIIGFKVDEDELQEGLMITTENKEKTPQEKEKDSIKSRKYLQESSGKHVKRLLNGMFWKEDITFNLFDKSNKYKYELNGYAYIDNSTVYVIDFEPKRGADFKGRLYVNTLDYGVHRLEYENVKPLKKFRLFGISTADDVYRGKMIFVKDEAGKYNLSYLERETGETVGIKRPLTIIEKNKHVKGRRKQNELDLDLNLRLSEVEKLQLVVYKTEAMGAGSLDNIPAIQDFEYKTFKTYNADFWSGHNIIEPNEAIKNFVALDAEKKNL; encoded by the coding sequence ATGAAATTCCTCTTTACTCTTACTCTGTTGTTCCAGGCAGCATTGGTTCAGGCCCAGGAAATTAAGGCGCGAGTGCTCGATGCATCTACAAAACAATCTATCCCTTACGCCAATATCATTTTTGCTGAAAACCACGGCCTGGTCACCAATGAAGAAGGCTTCTTCAGTTATAATGCTGAAGAAGGCAGGCTTCCGGAAATTATCAAAATCTCTTCCCTTGGCTATGAAATAACAGAAATTGCGCCCGCTGATATTTCCGAAGGAATTGTTTACCTGAAGCCGGCTTCTATAGAACTCGGCGAGGTATTTCTTTCCAGCAAAAACCTTTCAGCAAAAGAGATCATTGAAAAAGTAAAAGAAAAGGTTAGTACCAATTACAACTTTGACAACAGCAAAAAGAGGGTCTTCTTAAGACAATCGGGCACCAGCCACGTGCGCCGCTTTGACCTGGAGGTCGATAAAAGTACCATTGCCGGGATAGACCAGCACCTTATGGATGAGATCTCTGAAAAAATCCCCAAAACCTCCGACTCCTACAAGGAAGTCCTGGCCGATATGTACGGCAATTACGACAACCAGAAGGTCAATATCATCAAAGCAGCAAATCTCTACAACCCGCAAAGCATGAAAAACCTTGAGGAAGTGACCCAGCATTTTAATACTATCTTCATGAACACCATAAAAGAGCGGTCTTACCTCAAGATTAAATCGGGCATCATCGGGTTTAAGGTAGATGAAGATGAATTGCAAGAAGGCTTGATGATCACTACCGAAAATAAAGAAAAGACGCCCCAGGAAAAAGAAAAAGACAGCATTAAGAGCAGGAAATATTTACAGGAGAGCTCTGGCAAGCACGTAAAAAGGCTTTTGAACGGCATGTTCTGGAAAGAAGACATCACTTTTAACCTTTTTGACAAGTCAAATAAATACAAGTATGAGCTCAACGGCTATGCCTACATTGACAACAGCACAGTGTACGTGATTGACTTTGAACCCAAGAGAGGAGCAGATTTTAAAGGCAGGCTCTATGTGAACACTCTCGATTATGGAGTGCACCGTTTGGAATACGAGAATGTGAAGCCTTTGAAGAAATTCCGTCTCTTCGGAATAAGTACTGCCGATGATGTTTACCGCGGAAAAATGATCTTTGTGAAAGACGAAGCCGGAAAATACAACCTTAGTTACCTTGAGCGCGAAACCGGGGAAACCGTGGGCATAAAAAGGCCGCTCACCATTATTGAAAAGAACAAGCACGTTAAAGGCCGCCGCAAACAAAATGAACTCGACCTTGACCTCAATCTAAGGCTGAGCGAGGTAGAAAAGCTGCAGCTGGTAGTCTACAAAACCGAAGCCATGGGTGCCGGCAGCCTCGATAATATTCCAGCCATCCAAGATTTTGAATACAAAACCTTTAAAACCTACAACGCTGATTTCTGGAGCGGCCACAATATCATTGAACCCAACGAGGCCATTAAAAATTTCGTTGCGCTTGATGCCGAAAAGAAAAATTTATAA
- a CDS encoding NAD(P)H-binding protein: MENITILGTGWLGLPLAKMLLAEGFSVKGSTTSAHKMPFLKTEGIDAFQIKVTSEGIEGKIEEFLSETDILIIDFPPGLRKNPEIHYSEAIKKLAEAIEASGVKKLIFVSSISVYEETESFPMYTEDTLPNATSASGKEIISAEKILRENAIFDTTVIRFGGLMGAGRHPVKYLAGRKAIANPMGPVNLIHLEDCLLVIKKLLENAIFGEVYNAVFPLNPPKERYYQQKAREMGLELPQFDHYLPSVGKVISASKVMRELGVEFGAGI, translated from the coding sequence TTGGAAAATATTACAATACTCGGAACGGGCTGGCTGGGACTGCCGCTTGCAAAAATGCTACTTGCTGAAGGCTTTTCAGTGAAAGGCTCCACCACTTCGGCCCATAAAATGCCATTTTTGAAGACTGAAGGTATAGATGCCTTTCAAATAAAAGTTACTTCGGAAGGAATTGAGGGGAAGATTGAAGAATTTCTTTCAGAAACAGATATTCTCATTATCGATTTTCCGCCGGGACTTCGAAAAAACCCGGAAATACATTATTCTGAAGCCATAAAAAAACTGGCTGAAGCAATTGAAGCTTCAGGTGTCAAAAAGCTGATTTTTGTGTCCTCAATTTCGGTTTATGAAGAGACTGAAAGCTTTCCGATGTATACAGAAGACACTCTGCCAAACGCCACTTCAGCTTCGGGGAAGGAGATTATTTCCGCAGAAAAAATCCTGCGTGAAAATGCCATTTTTGACACCACGGTGATTCGCTTTGGCGGACTTATGGGCGCGGGGCGGCACCCGGTCAAATATCTTGCCGGCCGAAAGGCCATTGCGAACCCGATGGGGCCGGTGAACCTTATTCATCTGGAAGATTGCCTGCTGGTGATTAAAAAACTGCTTGAAAATGCCATTTTTGGAGAGGTGTACAATGCCGTGTTTCCGCTTAACCCGCCAAAAGAGCGCTATTACCAGCAAAAAGCCCGGGAGATGGGATTGGAGCTTCCGCAGTTTGATCATTACCTGCCTTCTGTAGGGAAAGTGATCTCGGCTTCCAAAGTAATGCGCGAGCTGGGAGTGGAATTTGGCGCCGGAATTTAA